AGTTTGTCCCTTGTTTTCCATTGTGTTGATTTTCAGTGTTAAAAATTAAAGTGTTCCTGTAGATTTCAAAAGGTTGTAATACTGATACAAAACATTGATCTCAGCATTGGCATAATCGAGTTCTGACTGCAGTTTCTGGTTCTGTGCATCAATCATTTCTGCCTGTACAGCCAGTTGATTCAGATACTTGGCTTCTGTAATCTTGTAGTTTTCTTCTGCCAGTCTTTTGGAATCATTCAGAATATCTGCCTGCTGAATGGCTTCCTGATATTTTGTATAGGCTGCATTCACTCCCATATCCACATTCTGCTGTACCAGAATCATCGCACTATTCGCCTGATTCTTTTGCAGCTCACCTAATTTCACTTTTTCTTTTGTTTTATAAAGAGTATCTATATTATAACTTAAAGAAATTCCTGTCTGCCAGCCTCCTGAATACATATCCAAAACAGGATTTCTGGTTGTAATCGGTCTTTGCAGCGTATATCCACCAAATCCGGCCAGCGTAGGCATATTATCCGTTTTGATGATCTCAATATTTTTATCTGCAACCGCAATATTTTTTTGAGCCGATTTCAGCAAGGGGTTGCTTCCATAAGCAAGATTTGTATAATAATCCATGCCTATTCCGGATTCTTTGTTTTCTAAACTTTCCGTAGGAATAATTTCGGTATCAGAAGATAGACCTAAAGCAATATTCAGGTTGTAATTAAGGATCTTTTTATTGTTTGAAAGAGTAAGAATTCCCTGATCCAGGTTTTTGATGGCCAATTCTCCACGAATGACTTCATTTCGGGTCACCATTCCCTGCTGATAGAACTTCTGAATATTTTTAAGACGCTCCTGAGCCAGTTTCTTATTATTCTGAAATACCTCTTCCTGATTGATGATTTTATAGACATCCAGATAATTGGAAATCACTAAAAATTTCACATCCTGCTTATTTTTCTCAAGATCCAGTTCAGAAAGCTGCTCACGAAGTCCTGCCATTTCGATAGACTTATTCACCAATCCTCCCTTAAAGATCAGCTGTGTAGCCTGTACCGCATAGGAACTTCCGTAATGAGGCATAGGAACCTTTGTAGAATTCGAAAAATCTGTATCGATGGCAACTGCATCTCCTAGATAGAACTGGCTTGTAGAAGCAGTAATCGTAGGAAGTTTCTGAAGTTTAACAACATTAATATTCTGCTTTGCAATATCAATATTCTGAGCAGAAACTTTGAGCTGCTGATGATTATGAACAGCAAGTTCCGCTACCTCACTTGCGGTCATCTGCTTAATCTGTTGTGAAAAAAACAGCGCAGGAAAAGCTGCTATCAATACAGATAGTGCTGTTTTTATTTTCTTTGTCATTTTACCTTGTTTTACAGAGGCAAAGTTAGGTCAACAACAAAATCAATCAAATGCTTGATTTTTGGAAAAAGATGTTCAAATGTAAGATTTTAGTTTTCAAACTGATGTCTGTACTGTGTAGGGCTAACCTCCAGATGTTTCTTAAAAAAGTGAGAAAATGAGTATTGATCGCTAAATCCGAGAATAGAAGAAACCTCTGAAACCGGTTTACTGGAAGAGTTTAAGAGTACCTTCGCCTCATTGATCACAATTAAAGCGATGATCTGGCTTGCAGACTTTCCTGTAATCGTCTTCACTACTGCGGAAAGATGTCTGGTTGTAATTGATTGTCGTTCGGCATAAAACTCAACAGTCCTTTCTGTAAGATGATGTTCCGAAAGATCAGTAAGAAATACAAATACAATTTCTTCCTGTCTGGACATCTGGTTCATAGAACTGTTATCTTCCTTGGAAATAATTCCTGCCATCTGATAACAAAAAACAGAAAAAAGATGCTCCACCATTTCTTTCTTGTAAAGCATTTCCGTATCAG
The sequence above is a segment of the Chryseobacterium culicis genome. Coding sequences within it:
- a CDS encoding TolC family protein, with amino-acid sequence MTKKIKTALSVLIAAFPALFFSQQIKQMTASEVAELAVHNHQQLKVSAQNIDIAKQNINVVKLQKLPTITASTSQFYLGDAVAIDTDFSNSTKVPMPHYGSSYAVQATQLIFKGGLVNKSIEMAGLREQLSELDLEKNKQDVKFLVISNYLDVYKIINQEEVFQNNKKLAQERLKNIQKFYQQGMVTRNEVIRGELAIKNLDQGILTLSNNKKILNYNLNIALGLSSDTEIIPTESLENKESGIGMDYYTNLAYGSNPLLKSAQKNIAVADKNIEIIKTDNMPTLAGFGGYTLQRPITTRNPVLDMYSGGWQTGISLSYNIDTLYKTKEKVKLGELQKNQANSAMILVQQNVDMGVNAAYTKYQEAIQQADILNDSKRLAEENYKITEAKYLNQLAVQAEMIDAQNQKLQSELDYANAEINVLYQYYNLLKSTGTL
- a CDS encoding helix-turn-helix domain-containing protein, with product MSALEKFGVDIFTERNIFERIAVDKPFRPDNPAFIFIKSGTIKLRQHFSDLEVSANMFMVTDPQTIYEVVSVTDDFQSRMVSYKRGFISALSLKFNRLITYRYFRQQMNKGVPFPEDEMEVVWKSVNFLKYILDSDTEMLYKKEMVEHLFSVFCYQMAGIISKEDNSSMNQMSRQEEIVFVFLTDLSEHHLTERTVEFYAERQSITTRHLSAVVKTITGKSASQIIALIVINEAKVLLNSSSKPVSEVSSILGFSDQYSFSHFFKKHLEVSPTQYRHQFEN